In the genome of Sphingomonas alpina, the window GAAGTCCTGGAGTGCAGTGAGCGATTGCTCGGCGAGATCGGTCTTGAGGCGGGTCTGCGCATTGTCACCATAAGCGACCGACACCCAATATTCGCTCGCATTGGTCTCGCGGGCGAGATAGCGGCGCACATCCGACGCATGATCCTGCGCCCAGGTTTCGGCGCGCAGTACCTGCTCGACGATGGTGACTGCGGCGTCGAAGTGATTGTCGAGCAGATTGCCGTCCACCGCCAATGTCCGCGGCGTGCCGTTATTGGCACGGATCAATGGCTCGGGATGCGCGCCGGTGTCGATCACCGTCGTCAGCCCGAACTGGTTGGCGACCTGTGCACCGTGCACGCCCTTGAGGAAGATGGCGTCGACCTCGCCGCGCAACAGCGCGACGACCTCGAGATTGTTCGCCCGCGCACGGCTGGTGGTGCGCCCGCGATAGGCGAGCGTGCCGTTCACATTCTCGGCCGACTGGTCGCTGTAATGGCTCTCGATATCCTGATCGACCAGCTCGACATCGGCGACGTTCAGCCCCTCGAGGCTCAGCGCATTCTCCAGGCCGCGGATCGCCTGCGCCCGGGTGAAGTCGATCTCGACATTCTTCCAGTTGGGCAGGCCGAAGCGGCGGCCCTTCAGGTCGCGCACGCTCTCGATGCCGGACTCCGGCGTGGTCAGAATGAGCTGCGTCTCGTCCGCCCAGGACAGACCGATCACGCGCGTATCGCGGCCGCGCGCTTTGGCGCTGATCGCCGGGATGTTGCCGCCATGGCGCACGGAATTCTTCACCGTATGGCTGAAGTGCGATTCACGCGTGGCGAAGTCGTTGGATTCGAGCAACGAGGCAACCTTGGTGCCTTGGGCACGGAATGCGTCCTCCAGCCAGCCTTGCTGAAGCGCGATGCCAAGGCCGGTCGGGACCGGGCAGCGGGTGTACCAGAGTGTGTCGAGCGTATTGGTCATGGCAATGCTTCCTTCGTCAGGCGACGGCGTCGAGGACAGGCGCTGCGATCGCGGTTTCGTCTGTCTGCTGCCGGATTTGCGGGCGTGGCAGATGGAGGTGTCCGCGCAGGGTCGTGCTCTCATATTCGGTTCGAAACAGGCCGCGCCGTTGCAGCTCCGGCACCACCAGATCGACGAACTCGGTCAATGAGCTGGGCAGCAGGGGCGGGATCAGGTTGAAGCCGTCGGCTGCATCGCGCTCGAACCAGTCCTGGATCTGATCGGCGATGTCGGACGGCGTGCCGATCGCGACGCGGTGGCCGCGCACCGCATTGAAGCGTAGAAAGAGCTGGCGGATGGTCAGATTTTCGCGCTGCGCAAGCGCGGTCAGCTGACGCCAGCGGCCCTTGCCATTCTCCGGTTCGGGTAAGTCGGGCAGCGGACCGTCGAGCGGATAGCCGCTTACATCCTGGCCCATCAGGTTGAGCTCGCCGGAGAAATCCACCGCCGATTCCAGCGCAGCGAACTTGTCCTGCGCTTCCTGCCTGCTGCTGCCGATCGCGAAGGACAGGCCGGGCATCACCTTCAGCGTGTCCGGGTCGCGGCCATGGCGCGCCATGCGGCCCTTCACATCGGCATAGAAGCTCTGCGCTTCCTCGATGAATTGCGCGGCGGCATAGATCATCTCGGCATATTTGGCGGCGAAGTCGCGCCCGACCTCGGAATTGCCTGCCTGGACGAAGACCGGGTGACCCTGGATCGGCCGGGCGGTGTCGAGCACGGTGCTGATCTGGAAATGCTTGCCCTGATGTTTGACCGGATGGACATGGCTTGAATCGAGATAGATGCCGCTTTCCCGGTCGGCATGCTCGAATGCGTCATCCTCCCAGCTGTCCCACAGCGCACGGGCGACATCGACGAACTCGGCCGCCCGCTCATAGCGGTCGGCGTGGCTGAGCGGCTGGTCGATGCCGAAACTCTTCGCCGCGCCGTCGGCGAGCGAGGAGACGATGTTCCACCCGATGCGGCCGCCACTGATATGATCGAGCGAGGCGAAACGGCGGGCGAGCGCATAAGGTTGTTCGAAATTGGTGTTCACCGTTGCGACCAGCCCGATATGGCTGGTCACGCTGGCCAGCGCCGCGGTGAGCGTCAGCGGCTCGAAATCGAGGAATGCGTGGCGCCGTTCGATCCCCTTGGTGCTGTCGCCGCTTTGCCCGGCGAAATCGGCGAAGAAGGCGGTGTCGAGCTTGCCGCGCTCGGCGGTACGCACGAGATCCGCCCAATAGTTGAAATCGGGCCGGCCGCTTTTCGCGGAGCCCGGCTGACGCCAGGCTCCGGGATGATGGCCGTGGCGCGTCAGGAAGACGCCGAGCGCGAGTTGCCGCTTGCTGCTGGTCACCGGCGTTACTCCGCGGCCTGCGCTGCCGGGGTCTCGTCGCGGATCGTGCCGTCATCCTCGACATAGGTGTCGGCCGGGACGAGCTTGCTCATCCGCCATTGCTGCTGCAGCACGCCGGGACCGAATTGCTTCGACCCGCCAAGTGCTTCGCCGAGGATCTGGAACTGGGCGCCTTCCTCTAGCAGCACGATCGTGTCGGTCAGGTCGCGAATGCCCTTCCAGCTCCAGATCGTCGCACCACCATTGGCTTCGATGATGCCGGGAACCTGCCGGTCGTTCTCGATCGAATCGAGAATGAAGTCGACCTCGGGCTGGCGGCGGTTGATATAGACCGGCAGCTCGGCGGTGAAACGGAAGCGGCGGTTCGGCACGTAGAGCAAGGGGAGCGTGCTGTGCGCCTGCGAATAGGCGCCGAGATGCGGCGTATGGACGTGGCTGACCGCCTGCACTTCCGGGTGGGTGCGGAACAGTTTCACATAACGCGCGGTGCCGCCGGGAGGATTGCTCCAATAGCTGTTGCCGTCGAAGTCGATCACGCCGATCTTGGGCTTGTCCGGGTCTTCCTGCCAGAAGCCCTGATAATTCAGCGTGACGAGCTTGTCCTCGCCGGGAATGCGGACCCCGTAGAACAAGGTGCCGCTGGGCGAGATGGTGCGCGTTTCGCGCAGCAGGCGGAATGCGCGGGTGGTTTCCTTTTCGGCCTCGACGATGAAGGCGATGGCGGCGGACGAAAGACCGGGCAGTTCGGACATGAGGATGATTCCTTTATGCGAGAGCGGGGGAATTCTGGCCGGCGTTGAGCGCCAGCGCCGCGTCGAGCGGACGGCGATCGACCCAGTCCTCGAGCGCGAAATCCGCGTCGAGAAAGCCGTAGGTGAAGAGGAATTTCTTCTGCTGATCGAGCAGTTCGAGCCGGTCGGCGTCGAGCGTCGGGTGCAGCCCCTCATGCAATCGGGCATAGGCCTGATCGACTGCTTCCGGGCTGCCTTCGGTTTCGAATTCCAGGATCTGGCGCAACCTGTCGGGTTCCGCCGCGACATGGTCGGCGGCGCGCAGCGTCACCGCGAGGAAACGGACCAGCAGGTCGAAATGGTCGTCGATCAGGCTCTGGTGAACTGTGATCGGCCGGGGTGTGCCATTGTTCACGCGGAAGCGGCGATCGGGCAGGGCGTCGAGATCGACCGCCACCACCAGCCCCGCCTCGCGCGCACCGTCGAGCGCGGACGCGCCTTTGACGTAGATCGCGTCGACCTCGCCTGCGACCAGCGCCTCGATCGGCCAGAGCCGGCCGAGCCCGCTGCGGCGCGGGCCGAGATCGCGCCCGCTGCCGCCGATGTTGCGGAGGCGATCGGCCACTTCCACCAACTCGACATCGTCGAACGACAGGCCGACCGAGGCGAGCACACCCTTATAGCCGTGCAGCGACATGCCGCGCGCGATGCTGGTGCCGCGGACATGTGCTGGAATGTCGTTGCGGCTCCAGCCGGGCAGGGCGAGGCGGCGGCCCTTGAGATCGGCCGCACTCCGGATGCCGGTATCGGGGCGGGTGAGGATCAGCTGGCTTTCCTCGATCCAGGTCAGGCCGACCAGCCGGGTCGGCTCGCCCTGCGCGCGCGCCGCGATCGACAGCATATTACCGCCCTCGCGGATCAAAGTCGGCAGGCGGTGATCGTAATGATGCCGGCCGAGTTCCGAGCCGGATTCCTGCAGCGTGCGCAGCGCAATGCCATCGGCTGCGAACGC includes:
- a CDS encoding ABC transporter substrate-binding protein, with protein sequence MTNTLDTLWYTRCPVPTGLGIALQQGWLEDAFRAQGTKVASLLESNDFATRESHFSHTVKNSVRHGGNIPAISAKARGRDTRVIGLSWADETQLILTTPESGIESVRDLKGRRFGLPNWKNVEIDFTRAQAIRGLENALSLEGLNVADVELVDQDIESHYSDQSAENVNGTLAYRGRTTSRARANNLEVVALLRGEVDAIFLKGVHGAQVANQFGLTTVIDTGAHPEPLIRANNGTPRTLAVDGNLLDNHFDAAVTIVEQVLRAETWAQDHASDVRRYLARETNASEYWVSVAYGDNAQTRLKTDLAEQSLTALQDFTDFLHRWNFIPRSFDVREWADFRPLQAALSTRIAV
- a CDS encoding LLM class flavin-dependent oxidoreductase; the encoded protein is MTSSKRQLALGVFLTRHGHHPGAWRQPGSAKSGRPDFNYWADLVRTAERGKLDTAFFADFAGQSGDSTKGIERRHAFLDFEPLTLTAALASVTSHIGLVATVNTNFEQPYALARRFASLDHISGGRIGWNIVSSLADGAAKSFGIDQPLSHADRYERAAEFVDVARALWDSWEDDAFEHADRESGIYLDSSHVHPVKHQGKHFQISTVLDTARPIQGHPVFVQAGNSEVGRDFAAKYAEMIYAAAQFIEEAQSFYADVKGRMARHGRDPDTLKVMPGLSFAIGSSRQEAQDKFAALESAVDFSGELNLMGQDVSGYPLDGPLPDLPEPENGKGRWRQLTALAQRENLTIRQLFLRFNAVRGHRVAIGTPSDIADQIQDWFERDAADGFNLIPPLLPSSLTEFVDLVVPELQRRGLFRTEYESTTLRGHLHLPRPQIRQQTDETAIAAPVLDAVA
- a CDS encoding class II aldolase/adducin family protein, with the translated sequence MSELPGLSSAAIAFIVEAEKETTRAFRLLRETRTISPSGTLFYGVRIPGEDKLVTLNYQGFWQEDPDKPKIGVIDFDGNSYWSNPPGGTARYVKLFRTHPEVQAVSHVHTPHLGAYSQAHSTLPLLYVPNRRFRFTAELPVYINRRQPEVDFILDSIENDRQVPGIIEANGGATIWSWKGIRDLTDTIVLLEEGAQFQILGEALGGSKQFGPGVLQQQWRMSKLVPADTYVEDDGTIRDETPAAQAAE
- a CDS encoding ABC transporter substrate-binding protein, encoding MATTLDRSATADTLPAEIWFTRCPVPTATGIAYKLGWLTDAFAADGIALRTLQESGSELGRHHYDHRLPTLIREGGNMLSIAARAQGEPTRLVGLTWIEESQLILTRPDTGIRSAADLKGRRLALPGWSRNDIPAHVRGTSIARGMSLHGYKGVLASVGLSFDDVELVEVADRLRNIGGSGRDLGPRRSGLGRLWPIEALVAGEVDAIYVKGASALDGAREAGLVVAVDLDALPDRRFRVNNGTPRPITVHQSLIDDHFDLLVRFLAVTLRAADHVAAEPDRLRQILEFETEGSPEAVDQAYARLHEGLHPTLDADRLELLDQQKKFLFTYGFLDADFALEDWVDRRPLDAALALNAGQNSPALA